A window of the Cannabis sativa cultivar Pink pepper isolate KNU-18-1 chromosome X, ASM2916894v1, whole genome shotgun sequence genome harbors these coding sequences:
- the LOC133031742 gene encoding anther-specific proline-rich protein APG-like, translating into MGLPQQLFFVSFLIFAAAIDGIQGDAMVTGTVFCDQCKDGQRSWFDYPISGVKVKVTCTDSNGQITMSREETTNWFGNYAVKFDGAPDLSGCFSQVSDSGQGSESGCSAPAGPAQKLRLMFRFFDMEMYATDSLLSQPAQPMPNCPKSTNPVPAPVTPAQPPPVAVPVPPAQPPPVATPAPPAQPQPVVSPVTPAIPPPSPAFRLPPMPPLPPLPPAPFLEASACPSKSWTMPEYRCYWRMVNPETKVAVVFGSLAASRYGTDLTMMQALQGRGDPYRTLLREGVTSFLNSYNTLRFPYNTIGVVQHLDWALMGSTRSVLLTGLRFMRANSGYGTVNCSFTPCK; encoded by the exons ATGGGTTTGCCGCAACAACTCTTCTTTgtatcttttcttatttttgctGCAGCCATTGATGGAATTCAGGGAGATGCCATGGTTACTGGCACAGTCTTCTGTGATCAATGCAAAGATGGTCAAAGATCCTGGTTTGATTATCCCATTTCTG GAGTTAAAGTCAAAGTAACCTGTACAGACAGCAATGGCCAAATCACAATGTCAAGGGAAGAGACTACAAATTGGTTTGGGAACTATGCGGTGAAATTTGATGGTGCGCCAGATCTCAGTGGCTGTTTTTCACAGGTGTCCGACAGTGGACAAGGCTCTGAATCAGGCTGCTCGGCTCCTGCTGGACCAGCCCAGAAACTCAGGCTAATGTTTAGGTTCTTCGACATGGAGATGTATGCAACCGATTCATTGCTCTCACAGCCTGCCCAGCCAATGCCAAACTGCCCAAAGTCCACTAATCCTGTTCCCGCACCAGTAACACCAGCACAGCCACCTCCTGTGGCAGTACCAGTGCCACCAGCGCAGCCACCGCCTGTGGCCACACCAGCTCCACCTGCTCAGCCACAACCTGTGGTATCGCCTGTTACACCAGCAATTCCTCCTCCATCACCAGCTTTTAGGCTTCCGCCAATGCCTCCTCTGCCTCCATTGCCACCAGCTCCCTTTTTGGAAGCCTCAGCATGCCCATCTAA GAGTTGGACAATGCCTGAATACAGGTGCTACTGGAGGATGGTGAATCCTGAGACTAAGGTGGCTGTTGTGTTTGGATCACTTGCAGCTAGTCGGTATGGTACAGATTTGACAATGATGCAAGCCTTACAAGGGAGAGGAGACCCTTACAGAACTCTTCTAAGAGAAGGGGTTACCTCATTTCTCAACTCCTACAACACTCTTCGATTTCCTTACAACACAATTGGTGTTGTTCAACATTTGGATTGGGCATTAATGGGATCTACACGCAGTGTACTTCTTACAGGCTTGCGGTTTATGAGGGCCAACTCGGGTTATGGCACTGTCAACTGCAGTTTCACACCATGCAAGTGA